One genomic region from Sphingobacterium multivorum encodes:
- a CDS encoding RNA polymerase sigma-70 factor — protein sequence MRRSTIFDNANSTVEFDISALYHDYWESLFKQMMRILLDEDEAADVVQQTFLDLLEMKEKIPEIKSVKSFLFIMSRNLAFKKLRRKLINDNYRDFYASQYNEASPLLEEWIVFKELNNMIELEVNKLPAKMKEIFILSRNHDLSHLEIAKKLNISDKTVKKQINNALKVLRVKVDKEYQPLLVAILITDLLF from the coding sequence ATGCGACGATCTACCATCTTTGATAACGCTAATTCAACTGTTGAATTTGATATCTCAGCACTCTATCACGATTATTGGGAAAGTCTGTTCAAACAAATGATGCGCATTCTTTTGGATGAAGATGAAGCTGCGGATGTGGTGCAGCAAACATTTCTGGATCTTCTTGAAATGAAAGAAAAGATTCCCGAAATCAAATCGGTTAAATCTTTTCTTTTTATCATGAGTCGAAATTTGGCATTTAAAAAATTGAGACGGAAACTTATTAATGATAATTACCGCGATTTTTATGCCAGTCAATATAATGAAGCTTCTCCGTTATTGGAAGAGTGGATTGTATTTAAGGAACTAAATAATATGATTGAGCTGGAAGTGAATAAACTTCCGGCAAAAATGAAAGAGATCTTTATTCTCAGCCGTAATCATGACCTATCTCACTTGGAAATTGCGAAAAAATTAAATATTTCGGATAAAACTGTTAAGAAGCAGATTAACAATGCGTTGAAAGTGCTTCGGGTAAAGGTTGATAAAGAGTATCAGCCATTGCTTGTCGCAATTTTGATTACAGATTTACTTTTTTAA
- a CDS encoding TonB-dependent receptor, whose protein sequence is MNKKYRPYFNRYDEALKYFNKTKVTVLTMLLMSSQVNANVFGQRVSLETKRTSLKEIFNSISKQSGYHFLYLEDDLKSSGNKISIKLSNVSLTQALDQILHENGLSYVIRDNRIIVEKSKHIPSKSFNEDVKVQKRSIKGTVTDDKGTKLSGVTVKVINGTATATNENGEFEIQAKDGDRIQFDLIGYGQYVTTIDNRNVYQVILSEKIGDLQEVVVVGYGTQRKVNLTGAVATISPKQLENRPISSLSAGLQGLVPGMTITQGSGQPGKDNGTIRVRGVGTLNNSNPMVLVDGIESSMENVDPNDVESISVLKDAASASIYGSKAANGVILVTTKRGKEGKTTINYSNFFGKQNATNMAERLNSWEYAELYNEGLRLDGKKERFTAEDIKAFKDGSDPYKYPNTNWHDLLLTGSGFQHQHNLNISGGAEKVRYMGSVGYQGQDGIIKLTSKKQFNARTNLDMTPVKNLDIGLSMYLSNRKLQEPTNPYVGGMGQYFRLANQMAPWIPYKDANGNYGTISDGNPIAWMEQGATTDEVQRRFNAIGSVQYKFIDGLSLKAQGSYRPSTDDSHEFRKDIWYNPSKYQGPNKLFEKTTISTMYTGDITLNFDRTFSNHHVGALAGYHAEQYDYKYGEMYRQNFPNNDLTDIDAGDTNGQTNKGDTKHLNMLSYFGRVNYDYKGIYLFEANVRRDASSRFSEGYRWGTFPSFSAGWRLSEESFMEFAKPVFSNIKLRGSWGRLGNQSALEYYPSIPVIGLGKDYAYPFNNVIYPGATLKKANKRSITWEKTRTWDLGLDLGIGNNLTLTLDYYDRLTTDILMEVLAPATYGLKGYVDNVGRMQNKGFEAIASYRKRLGAVDFSATANFSYNKNRILDLGGDSYLLDGSWKIKQVGAPINSFYGYQTAGLFQSTEDIQSWAQYKMASNKVLPGDLRYVDRNGDKTVTADDRTILGSTDPKYTFGLNLSAAYHGFDIQAFFQGASGVYGYVESSGIGEFSGDTGSPLRFWLDRWTPDNPTSTIPRIQNNNGISSPNRIVSDYWVQNAQYVRLKNLQVGYTFPDVWANRIGASKVKLFYSGQNLLTITKFLKGYDPEMPAGSGSYYPQVKVNTVGLNITF, encoded by the coding sequence ATGAATAAAAAATATAGGCCATATTTTAATCGATATGACGAGGCTTTAAAGTATTTCAACAAGACTAAGGTTACGGTGCTTACTATGCTGTTGATGAGTAGTCAAGTGAACGCTAATGTTTTTGGACAACGGGTGAGCCTCGAAACCAAAAGAACTTCATTGAAAGAGATTTTCAATTCAATCAGCAAACAGTCCGGTTACCATTTTCTATACTTGGAAGATGATTTAAAGTCGAGTGGAAATAAGATTTCAATTAAATTAAGCAACGTCTCTTTGACCCAGGCATTGGATCAGATATTACACGAAAATGGATTGAGTTATGTTATTCGAGATAACAGAATCATCGTTGAGAAATCAAAGCATATTCCATCGAAATCTTTTAATGAAGATGTTAAAGTGCAAAAACGATCGATCAAAGGGACTGTTACCGATGATAAAGGAACTAAATTATCGGGGGTAACTGTAAAGGTTATCAACGGAACGGCTACCGCTACCAATGAAAACGGGGAATTTGAAATCCAAGCCAAAGATGGCGATCGAATTCAGTTTGATTTAATCGGTTATGGCCAATATGTAACGACCATTGACAATCGGAATGTGTATCAAGTGATTTTATCGGAGAAAATAGGTGATTTACAAGAGGTCGTTGTCGTTGGTTACGGAACGCAGCGAAAAGTTAACCTTACCGGTGCTGTAGCAACAATTTCTCCAAAACAATTGGAAAATAGACCGATCAGTTCGCTTTCGGCGGGACTTCAAGGCTTGGTACCGGGAATGACCATTACGCAAGGTAGTGGCCAGCCTGGAAAAGATAATGGAACAATTCGCGTGCGTGGAGTAGGGACACTTAATAACTCGAACCCGATGGTGTTAGTGGATGGTATTGAATCATCCATGGAAAATGTCGATCCAAATGATGTTGAATCGATATCTGTATTAAAAGATGCTGCTTCGGCATCCATCTATGGTTCTAAGGCAGCGAATGGCGTAATCTTGGTGACGACAAAAAGAGGAAAAGAAGGAAAAACCACAATAAACTATAGCAATTTCTTCGGAAAACAAAATGCCACGAATATGGCCGAGCGCCTGAACTCATGGGAATATGCAGAATTGTATAATGAAGGACTGCGATTAGATGGAAAGAAGGAGCGTTTTACGGCAGAGGATATCAAAGCTTTTAAAGATGGCAGCGACCCTTATAAATATCCGAATACAAATTGGCACGATTTGCTTTTGACTGGATCGGGCTTTCAGCACCAGCATAATCTCAATATTTCAGGTGGTGCTGAGAAAGTTCGCTATATGGGAAGCGTAGGCTATCAGGGGCAGGACGGTATTATTAAGCTGACCTCAAAAAAGCAATTTAATGCCCGTACCAATTTGGATATGACCCCAGTGAAAAACCTGGATATCGGTTTGTCAATGTACCTGTCGAATCGCAAACTCCAAGAGCCGACCAATCCCTATGTTGGTGGTATGGGCCAGTACTTTCGTCTAGCCAACCAAATGGCACCATGGATTCCATATAAAGACGCAAACGGCAACTATGGTACCATTAGTGATGGAAATCCAATTGCTTGGATGGAACAAGGAGCGACAACAGATGAAGTGCAACGCCGATTCAATGCCATTGGAAGTGTTCAATATAAATTTATCGATGGTCTTTCCTTGAAAGCGCAAGGATCATATAGACCTTCGACGGACGACTCGCATGAATTTAGAAAAGATATCTGGTACAATCCCTCAAAATATCAAGGGCCAAATAAACTTTTCGAGAAAACGACTATATCAACAATGTACACGGGGGATATTACCCTGAATTTTGACCGTACGTTTTCAAATCACCACGTGGGGGCACTTGCGGGTTATCATGCTGAGCAATACGATTATAAATACGGTGAGATGTACCGTCAGAATTTTCCAAATAATGATCTGACAGATATTGACGCCGGTGACACGAATGGACAAACAAATAAAGGTGATACAAAACACCTGAATATGCTTTCGTACTTTGGTCGTGTCAATTATGATTACAAGGGAATCTATCTCTTTGAGGCCAATGTTCGCCGCGATGCTTCAAGCCGTTTTTCTGAAGGTTACCGTTGGGGTACATTTCCATCGTTTTCAGCAGGGTGGCGGCTTTCGGAGGAATCCTTTATGGAGTTTGCAAAACCTGTCTTTAGCAATATTAAACTTCGGGGATCTTGGGGGCGCCTAGGAAATCAGAGCGCTTTGGAATACTATCCTTCTATTCCCGTTATTGGCTTAGGTAAAGACTATGCTTATCCATTTAATAATGTGATCTATCCGGGGGCGACGCTAAAGAAAGCAAATAAACGTAGTATCACTTGGGAGAAGACGCGTACTTGGGATCTTGGATTGGATCTTGGTATCGGAAACAATCTAACACTCACATTAGATTATTACGATCGTTTAACAACGGATATCCTTATGGAGGTTTTGGCTCCTGCAACCTATGGCTTGAAGGGATATGTCGATAATGTTGGTCGTATGCAAAATAAAGGATTTGAGGCTATTGCGAGTTACCGAAAACGTCTAGGTGCGGTTGATTTTAGTGCAACAGCAAATTTCTCTTATAACAAAAACCGTATTCTTGATCTTGGCGGAGATTCTTATCTCTTAGATGGAAGTTGGAAAATTAAACAAGTCGGAGCACCGATTAATTCATTCTATGGTTATCAGACAGCGGGACTTTTTCAGAGTACGGAAGATATTCAAAGCTGGGCACAATATAAAATGGCAAGCAATAAGGTATTGCCTGGTGACCTGCGCTACGTGGACCGCAACGGAGATAAGACTGTAACTGCCGATGACCGTACAATATTAGGTTCCACTGATCCGAAATATACTTTTGGATTAAACCTCAGCGCAGCATACCATGGTTTTGATATTCAGGCATTTTTCCAAGGCGCATCCGGTGTATACGGTTATGTTGAATCGTCTGGGATAGGCGAGTTCAGCGGTGATACCGGAAGTCCATTACGTTTTTGGCTTGACCGTTGGACACCAGATAATCCAACAAGCACAATCCCGCGTATTCAGAATAATAATGGAATAAGTAGCCCAAATCGCATTGTTTCAGATTACTGGGTACAGAATGCGCAATATGTACGTTTGAAAAACCTCCAAGTTGGCTATACTTTTCCTGATGTTTGGGCAAACCGAATCGGAGCGTCAAAAGTCAAATTATTTTATAGTGGACAGAACTTATTGACCATAACCAAATTTTTGAAAGGTTACGATCCGGAAATGCCTGCTGGCTCTGGCTCTTACTATCCTCAGGTTAAGGTAAATACTGTCGGATTGAACATTACATTTTAG
- a CDS encoding glycoside hydrolase family 95 protein: MKVYLWGCIVMLSGMQLKAQHQDHVLWYREPAKVWEDALPVGNGRLGAMVYGDWNKENIQINEESLWGGSKVDANAAAADKIPEIQRLLVAGEIEKAAALSEKELKSSPLRIRSYQSFGNFRIDFGTEGFWREQVTNYRRDLDLQTGVATTSYCINGVKYTREVFASAPDNMIVIRLSADKPGKLTFRFSYSREQDAVATPLSDHELKIQGQVVDLPMEDGGEVGAHMKFAGLVQGSHKGGSMITNANSFFVKDADEVLFYFTAATDYDVSKLDFDHRIDPLARCRALLDQAQKQHYEQILSRHIADHRQFFDRVVFNIGQPSDLPTDQRLKKIKEGGQDLSLISLYFQYGRYLLMGSSRSPGVLPANLQGIWNKDMNAAWSSDFHTNINIQMNYWPAEVCNLSETVVPFSNLITALREPGRVTARKTYNSSGWTMNHLTDPFGRTAIADGVGWGTFPIAAAWLVLHQWDHYLFTNDKNYLKQEAYPSMREAAEFILGYLVQDHKGYLVTAPSNSPENRYRMADGKEFQLTYGATMDIEIIRELFEACLTAGTMVGEETDFTKKLKHVLAKLPPIRISPRYQTIQEWIEDYEEVEPGHRHMSHLFGLYPGKSITSDKKELFEAARKTIARRRFYNENESNRNGSYTGWSRAWMINFYARLLDGEEAGKNVQALLAKTTLNNLFNTHPPFQIDGNFGGTAGIAEMLIQSHNKEIHILPALPSFWSDGEIKGLRARQGLTVDLKWSKGTLTSVTLAADQDVAITLRYKDQIKKVKISRNKPLVLNQL; this comes from the coding sequence ATGAAAGTATATTTATGGGGCTGCATAGTGATGCTCTCTGGCATGCAGCTAAAAGCACAGCATCAGGATCACGTTTTATGGTACCGTGAACCGGCTAAAGTTTGGGAGGACGCCCTTCCTGTAGGTAATGGACGTTTGGGTGCGATGGTTTATGGGGATTGGAATAAGGAAAATATCCAGATCAATGAAGAAAGCCTGTGGGGTGGTTCCAAGGTGGATGCCAATGCCGCTGCTGCGGACAAAATTCCCGAAATTCAACGTTTACTTGTTGCTGGGGAGATCGAAAAAGCAGCTGCGCTGTCTGAAAAGGAACTCAAAAGCAGCCCCCTACGTATACGATCCTATCAATCATTCGGGAATTTTCGCATTGATTTTGGAACGGAAGGCTTTTGGCGGGAACAGGTCACGAACTACCGTCGCGATCTTGATTTACAGACCGGGGTTGCAACAACGAGCTATTGTATCAATGGCGTAAAGTACACGAGGGAAGTATTTGCCTCAGCGCCCGATAATATGATTGTGATTCGTTTATCGGCAGACAAGCCTGGAAAGCTGACCTTCCGGTTTTCCTATTCACGTGAACAGGATGCGGTTGCTACACCTTTATCTGACCATGAGCTGAAAATTCAGGGGCAGGTGGTGGATCTGCCAATGGAAGATGGTGGTGAGGTAGGCGCACATATGAAATTTGCAGGACTAGTCCAGGGGAGTCACAAAGGCGGAAGCATGATAACCAATGCAAATTCTTTTTTTGTCAAGGATGCGGATGAAGTCCTTTTTTACTTTACGGCAGCCACAGATTATGATGTGTCAAAATTGGACTTTGATCATCGTATTGATCCTTTGGCACGTTGTCGAGCATTATTGGATCAGGCTCAAAAGCAGCATTATGAACAGATTCTTTCCAGACATATTGCCGATCATCGTCAATTTTTTGACCGTGTGGTCTTTAATATTGGACAACCTTCGGATTTGCCAACGGACCAACGACTAAAAAAAATAAAAGAGGGCGGTCAGGATCTCTCTTTGATCAGTCTTTATTTTCAGTATGGACGCTATTTGTTGATGGGGTCTTCGCGTAGTCCAGGTGTGCTCCCGGCCAATTTACAAGGGATATGGAATAAGGACATGAATGCAGCTTGGAGTTCCGATTTTCATACGAATATCAACATCCAAATGAACTATTGGCCGGCCGAAGTATGTAACCTCTCAGAGACTGTTGTCCCATTCTCAAATCTGATAACAGCTTTGCGTGAACCGGGACGGGTAACAGCCCGTAAAACCTACAACTCCTCAGGCTGGACGATGAACCACCTAACGGACCCATTTGGGCGTACAGCAATTGCAGATGGTGTCGGCTGGGGAACATTTCCTATTGCCGCAGCATGGCTGGTGCTTCATCAATGGGATCACTATTTATTTACCAACGATAAGAACTACCTAAAACAGGAGGCTTATCCATCCATGAGAGAAGCTGCTGAATTTATTTTGGGTTATCTCGTGCAAGATCATAAGGGTTACCTTGTTACAGCGCCATCCAATTCTCCCGAGAATAGGTATCGCATGGCCGATGGAAAAGAATTTCAATTGACCTACGGTGCTACCATGGATATCGAGATTATTCGTGAGTTATTTGAGGCCTGCCTAACTGCAGGGACAATGGTTGGAGAAGAAACGGATTTTACTAAAAAACTGAAACATGTGTTAGCTAAATTGCCCCCAATCCGAATCAGCCCACGATATCAGACAATCCAGGAGTGGATTGAAGATTACGAAGAGGTCGAACCAGGGCACCGTCATATGTCCCATCTTTTTGGACTTTATCCGGGGAAGTCGATTACTTCAGATAAGAAGGAGCTGTTTGAAGCCGCGCGAAAAACGATTGCCCGTCGTCGGTTTTATAATGAAAACGAAAGTAACCGCAATGGTTCCTATACAGGATGGAGCAGGGCTTGGATGATTAACTTTTATGCGCGACTGCTCGATGGCGAAGAAGCAGGTAAAAATGTACAGGCATTGCTCGCCAAGACAACATTAAACAACCTATTCAATACACATCCACCTTTTCAGATTGACGGAAACTTTGGCGGTACTGCCGGAATTGCCGAGATGCTCATTCAAAGCCATAATAAAGAGATTCATATATTGCCTGCATTGCCGTCATTTTGGTCGGATGGTGAAATCAAAGGTTTGCGTGCCCGTCAGGGATTAACTGTTGATCTGAAATGGAGTAAGGGGACATTAACCTCCGTCACATTAGCGGCTGATCAAGATGTCGCAATTACACTTCGCTATAAGGATCAGATAAAAAAAGTAAAAATAAGCCGTAACAAGCCCTTAGTATTAAATCAATTATGA
- a CDS encoding FecR family protein has protein sequence MDNEEQIKKILADYAAGKLSAPEIKKIEHLIIKYPLGKPWDWKDNAHRDAMESRIRASIVARYKPTKVRKINVQWIGIAAACLICVSIVLYLYFLQRSPSSYYQLVSAKQYASEEVLLIMPNGEKHELGAAASISDIKQKLNYKSSTNLKITDLLTIKVPAQRQCKLRLEDGTNVWLNAGTTLKLPMSFNQQAMRIVDLAGEGYFEVFASKKRPFKVIASGTEVKVTGTKFNVQAFGDEPIVKTSLVEGHVDFCMDAQHIKLTPGFQVIANKNRKEIQLRIFDSEKLLSWKDGYFVFDNMELVDVMKTVSRWYNISVVSKSPIGHKKIGGTFPNNVLLTDFLKDLTLLSGVEFKVNGKEVEIIN, from the coding sequence ATGGATAACGAGGAGCAAATCAAGAAAATACTTGCCGATTATGCAGCGGGGAAGCTGTCTGCACCTGAGATAAAGAAAATAGAACATCTCATTATTAAATATCCCTTGGGGAAACCATGGGACTGGAAGGACAATGCCCATCGGGATGCGATGGAAAGTCGGATCAGGGCTAGCATTGTAGCGAGATACAAACCTACAAAGGTTAGAAAAATCAATGTTCAATGGATAGGGATCGCTGCGGCCTGTCTGATCTGTGTTTCTATTGTTCTATATCTCTATTTTTTACAAAGGTCTCCAAGCAGCTACTACCAGCTCGTTAGCGCAAAACAATATGCCAGTGAAGAGGTGCTGCTCATCATGCCAAATGGTGAAAAACACGAACTTGGTGCAGCGGCTTCCATCAGTGATATTAAACAAAAATTGAATTATAAAAGTTCAACGAATTTAAAAATCACTGATCTTCTAACGATCAAAGTACCTGCGCAGCGGCAATGTAAACTCCGATTGGAAGATGGAACAAATGTCTGGTTAAATGCGGGAACAACATTAAAACTTCCAATGTCATTTAATCAACAAGCAATGCGAATTGTTGATTTAGCTGGTGAAGGATATTTTGAAGTTTTTGCTAGCAAGAAACGTCCGTTTAAAGTCATCGCTTCCGGAACTGAGGTAAAGGTAACAGGTACAAAATTTAATGTACAGGCCTTTGGAGATGAGCCTATCGTGAAAACCTCCCTGGTGGAGGGGCATGTGGATTTTTGCATGGATGCTCAACACATTAAATTGACTCCAGGTTTTCAGGTTATTGCCAATAAAAATCGTAAGGAAATTCAACTGCGAATATTTGATTCAGAAAAGTTACTGTCTTGGAAAGATGGATATTTCGTGTTTGATAATATGGAACTTGTTGACGTGATGAAAACAGTTTCTCGATGGTACAATATTTCAGTCGTATCAAAGTCTCCTATAGGACATAAAAAAATAGGAGGAACATTTCCCAATAACGTATTACTAACGGATTTTTTGAAAGACCTCACGCTTTTAAGCGGGGTTGAATTTAAAGTAAATGGAAAGGAGGTGGAAATTATCAACTAA
- a CDS encoding RagB/SusD family nutrient uptake outer membrane protein yields MKKIYLLIMLATASLQSCSDFLDKFPGDALTPETFWKTEADAKLALVGCYRGWESEEILYRDCASDNAYSFHKHEGWQVIGNGGMSSADPGSDLYDYTTINRCNDFLEHIDAINFKDANLKERYKAEVRFLRAYRYFLLTNNYGDVPLTTKTFATIEEARLTRTPKAEVEKFILEELKAVAAVLPEKYSSAEVGHITKGAALAIRMRFNLYLGNYEAALADATAIKASQVYQLFPTYDGTFQLANVNNKEVILDVQYKANDLENWLIAALFPNGDGGWSSIVPIKALVDAYEMKDGSTVEEAKISGTYDSKYPFLNRDPRLKMSILYPGQDWNGRVFDPLAKNIQEDGKEVSNPDYFNGANNASKTGFSFKKYTAPISQYDDPWNTSMNLIVSRYAEVLLTIAEAKIELGRLDEEMYQSLDMIRERAGMPKVNRVKYASKEKLRELVRRERRVELAFEGLRRADIIRWDIAKNVLNGKAEGSWMGVIKADEPNEDKRLTQIGDPISVETRQFQPFNKYLPVSQQQIDLNKNLTQTPGYN; encoded by the coding sequence ATGAAAAAGATATATTTATTAATTATGCTGGCGACAGCTAGTTTACAGTCATGCTCGGATTTCTTGGACAAATTTCCCGGAGATGCATTGACACCAGAGACTTTTTGGAAAACAGAGGCCGATGCCAAACTTGCCTTAGTAGGTTGTTATCGGGGCTGGGAATCAGAAGAAATTTTGTATCGCGATTGTGCGTCCGACAACGCTTATAGTTTTCACAAGCACGAGGGATGGCAAGTGATCGGAAATGGTGGAATGAGTTCCGCCGATCCTGGTTCTGATTTGTACGATTACACGACGATCAACCGTTGCAATGATTTTTTGGAACACATTGATGCGATTAATTTTAAGGATGCAAATTTGAAGGAGCGTTACAAGGCTGAAGTTCGTTTTCTTCGGGCTTATCGATATTTCTTGTTGACAAACAATTATGGTGATGTACCGCTTACGACAAAAACATTTGCGACTATTGAAGAGGCACGATTGACACGTACACCAAAGGCGGAAGTTGAAAAATTTATTTTGGAAGAATTAAAAGCTGTTGCCGCAGTGCTTCCAGAAAAATATAGTTCTGCCGAAGTAGGACACATTACGAAAGGAGCTGCTTTGGCCATCCGTATGCGTTTTAATCTTTATTTGGGTAACTATGAGGCTGCTTTGGCTGACGCTACTGCGATCAAGGCATCTCAAGTTTACCAGTTGTTTCCGACTTATGACGGAACCTTCCAACTCGCTAACGTGAACAACAAAGAGGTTATCCTTGATGTACAATATAAAGCGAATGACTTGGAGAACTGGCTTATTGCAGCGCTGTTCCCCAATGGTGATGGAGGCTGGTCGTCTATAGTACCTATTAAAGCTTTGGTTGATGCTTATGAAATGAAAGACGGAAGCACTGTTGAAGAAGCAAAAATATCGGGTACCTACGATAGTAAATATCCTTTTCTCAATAGAGACCCACGATTGAAAATGTCTATTCTTTATCCTGGGCAGGATTGGAATGGACGTGTCTTTGATCCGCTGGCGAAAAATATCCAAGAGGATGGAAAAGAAGTGAGCAACCCCGATTATTTTAACGGCGCTAATAATGCATCAAAAACGGGATTTTCTTTCAAAAAATACACCGCTCCGATATCGCAATATGATGATCCTTGGAATACAAGTATGAATTTAATTGTTAGTCGCTACGCCGAGGTTCTATTGACCATTGCGGAAGCAAAGATAGAATTGGGTAGACTGGACGAAGAAATGTACCAAAGTTTAGATATGATTCGCGAACGTGCTGGTATGCCTAAAGTTAACCGTGTCAAATATGCTTCGAAAGAAAAATTAAGAGAGTTGGTACGTCGTGAACGTCGTGTAGAACTAGCTTTTGAAGGTTTGAGACGAGCGGACATTATTCGTTGGGATATCGCTAAAAATGTACTGAATGGAAAGGCAGAAGGTAGTTGGATGGGCGTTATTAAAGCAGATGAGCCCAATGAGGATAAACGGTTGACTCAAATTGGGGATCCAATATCAGTGGAAACTAGACAATTCCAACCATTCAACAAGTACTTACCTGTAAGTCAACAACAGATCGATTTAAATAAAAACCTGACACAAACCCCTGGATATAATTAA
- a CDS encoding DUF5054 domain-containing protein, whose protein sequence is MKCRKFYCSCLLVLTTFFAVGQTPNDAVQKVHLIFKTHLDIGFTELSSLVEQRYMNEFIPKAIAVAEELRNSGAKERYVWTTGSWLIATYLAQASPENKAKLEAAIRRGDIVWNAIPYTVESESLNKALFGTMLQLSRKLDQKYGKQTSAAKMTDVPGHTRGIVPLLRKNGIDFLQVGVNPASKVPNVPALCRWKSPDGSEVTLMYQKDYGSDMLLPDGKTAMVIAFTGDNHGPHTLQQVKEIYASIQKRYPNATLQASTLSDIAAVVRPMKDKLPMVTQEIGDTWIHGFGSSPLMMARFRALGRCYETWVKDGRINPNSDAAIRFAIKLGLVAEHTWGLDVKTHLQHWDTYRFTDFQAALNLPAFKKMQASWAEKEAHINQSLQYLPKDLRAEAENVLRQLALVPKPTFEGVDASQQFSKDGSFQLNKKGFRMKMGELSYQSFSTVDFERFRDSYITQKVDWAIRDFGKPGLTPDMAESRSLVATLQKSVYNKAKNELYGQLTLTGVGKVEQQVLPKQIYSSYHFNEKTKHIELNYTLVDKPANRLPEAYWLSFYPERVVDMLVEKVGQPVRVLDVVEGGNRQMHGLDHYVDIVTDAGKIRIRSKDALLVAIGKRDLLNYSTDQPDLHGGLHFCLYNNVWGTNFSMWFGGTVNYRFDVELIPNN, encoded by the coding sequence ATGAAATGCAGAAAATTTTATTGTTCCTGTCTCCTTGTGCTCACGACCTTTTTTGCCGTTGGACAGACACCGAATGATGCTGTACAAAAGGTACACCTGATCTTCAAGACACATCTCGATATCGGATTTACCGAACTGAGTTCTTTGGTAGAGCAGCGTTATATGAACGAATTTATTCCCAAAGCCATTGCTGTTGCTGAAGAACTTCGGAATTCCGGAGCCAAAGAGCGGTATGTCTGGACCACAGGTTCTTGGTTGATTGCGACCTATCTGGCACAGGCAAGTCCGGAAAATAAAGCAAAATTGGAGGCTGCAATTCGTCGCGGAGATATCGTATGGAATGCAATTCCCTACACCGTAGAATCTGAATCCCTCAACAAAGCCCTGTTTGGTACAATGTTGCAATTGTCCAGGAAGCTGGATCAGAAGTATGGTAAACAAACAAGCGCCGCAAAGATGACCGATGTTCCCGGACATACCAGAGGGATTGTTCCCTTGCTTCGAAAGAATGGAATAGATTTTTTGCAGGTCGGTGTGAATCCCGCAAGTAAAGTTCCTAACGTCCCGGCGTTGTGTCGCTGGAAAAGCCCTGACGGAAGTGAGGTGACCTTGATGTACCAAAAGGATTACGGTAGTGATATGCTATTGCCTGATGGAAAGACCGCTATGGTCATTGCTTTCACCGGGGATAACCACGGACCACATACCCTACAACAGGTCAAAGAAATCTATGCCTCTATTCAGAAACGCTATCCCAATGCTACACTGCAAGCTTCGACACTCAGTGATATAGCTGCGGTTGTGCGCCCCATGAAGGATAAACTGCCAATGGTGACACAAGAGATTGGTGATACCTGGATACATGGTTTCGGTAGTTCTCCCCTGATGATGGCCCGGTTTAGGGCATTGGGCAGATGTTATGAAACCTGGGTGAAAGATGGACGTATCAATCCAAATAGCGATGCTGCTATTCGATTCGCGATTAAATTGGGGTTGGTCGCAGAACATACCTGGGGATTGGATGTAAAGACACATCTTCAACATTGGGATACTTATCGTTTTACTGATTTTCAAGCCGCCTTGAATTTACCAGCGTTTAAAAAGATGCAAGCATCATGGGCCGAAAAGGAAGCCCATATCAATCAATCGTTGCAATATCTGCCTAAAGACCTGCGTGCAGAGGCCGAAAATGTTTTACGGCAATTGGCATTAGTCCCTAAACCTACTTTTGAAGGCGTGGATGCGTCACAGCAATTTTCAAAAGACGGATCGTTCCAACTCAATAAAAAAGGTTTTCGGATGAAAATGGGAGAGCTCAGCTATCAGAGTTTTTCGACAGTAGATTTTGAACGTTTCAGGGATTCTTATATCACTCAAAAAGTGGATTGGGCAATCCGGGATTTTGGAAAACCGGGACTGACTCCAGATATGGCGGAAAGCCGCAGCTTAGTGGCTACTCTTCAAAAATCAGTCTATAATAAAGCCAAAAATGAGTTATATGGCCAATTGACCTTAACTGGGGTGGGGAAAGTTGAACAGCAGGTTCTTCCTAAACAAATCTATAGCAGTTATCATTTCAATGAGAAAACAAAGCATATCGAACTGAATTATACTTTGGTGGATAAACCTGCCAACCGTCTCCCGGAAGCCTATTGGTTAAGCTTCTATCCAGAACGAGTAGTGGACATGCTCGTTGAGAAAGTAGGCCAGCCTGTCCGCGTACTGGATGTTGTTGAAGGCGGGAATAGACAGATGCATGGATTAGATCACTACGTGGATATTGTAACGGATGCTGGTAAAATTCGTATCCGTAGCAAAGATGCCCTACTGGTGGCAATCGGCAAACGTGATTTGTTGAACTATTCCACAGACCAACCTGATTTACATGGAGGCCTGCACTTTTGTCTGTATAACAATGTTTGGGGAACAAACTTTAGCATGTGGTTTGGTGGAACAGTGAATTATAGGTTCGATGTTGAACTGATACCGAACAACTAA